GTACACGACCTTCAGCGGCGCCATGATTACGGTAGTGGAATAAAGTAATATTAAAATCATTACCAAGCTTTTCTAGGAAAGTCAGCAGCGCTCCAGGTCTTTCTGGAAAGACAATTTTTAATAATTGTTCATTTTCAACATGCGCATGACCCCCAATCAAATGACGAATATGCGATTTTGCAATATCATCATCGGTCAAATCGTATGCCGTATAGCCGTCATTTGCCATTTGATTACTAATAGTCTGACGCTCTTTATCGCCTTCTTTGAGAGCGATACCCACAAATATTGAAGCAGGCTCCATCGAGTCAGGTGACAGCTGATTGTCAGCACGATAGTTAAATTCGGTAATATTACGGCCTTGTAAGCTGCGGCAAAAGTCTAAAAATGCGCCAGTTTGCTCAGGGATAGTGACTGCAAAGATGGCTTCTTTCTTTTCGCCAATCTCGGTACGTTCCGTGATATAGCGCAGACGGTCAAAGTTCATATTAGCACCGCAAACGATGCCGACGCAGTTTTTACCTTGGAGATTATTGGCATTAATATACTTTTTCATACCCGCGATTGATAGTGCGCCAGCAGGCTCAACAATGCTACGGTTCTCTTCAAAGACATCTTTTATAGCGGCGCAGACTTCGTCATTAGTACAGGTCACGACTTCAGGCTCAACGATAGTGCCCGAACCATCGCTCTTTTGGGTACGAATAACATCAAACGGCAACTCGCCGATTTGGGCAACGGCAACGCCATCGACGAACAGCCCGACTTGTTCAAGTTTGACGCGTTCACCAGTTTCTAGCGCCGCCTTTAGGCAAGCTGATTGTGCTGCTTCTACCGCGATGACCTTGACGTGTGGCGCCACTTCCCCTAAGAATGCCGCAACACCTGATATCAGGCCGCCACCGCCGACCGCGACAAAGACATAATCCATATTGCGCCATTGCTGAGTCAGCTCAAGACCAATGGTTCCTTGCCCAGCAATGACCAGCTCATCATCGTAAGGTGGTATGAAAGTCAGACCTTCACGCTCAGCACGGTCAATGGCATAACGATTGGCTTCATCAAAGCTGTCACCATGCAAGTCCACATTGCCACCCAGTGCTCTGACAGCATCAACTTTGATGTCTGGTGTGGTGGTGGGCATGACGATAATATTATTCAGATCTAACCTACGGGCAGAGTAGGCAACACCTTGAGCATGGTTGCCTGCCGATGCGCAGATAACGCCGCGTGCTTTTTGCTCATCACTCAATTGACTGATACGGTTGTATGCGCCGCGCAGTTTAAAGGACTTGACGGGCTGTAGGTCTTCGC
The sequence above is a segment of the Psychrobacter fulvigenes genome. Coding sequences within it:
- the ilvA gene encoding threonine ammonia-lyase, biosynthetic encodes the protein MLSHWVRAILQATVYDVAIQTPLEAAPKLTQRFANDIRLKREDLQPVKSFKLRGAYNRISQLSDEQKARGVICASAGNHAQGVAYSARRLDLNNIIVMPTTTPDIKVDAVRALGGNVDLHGDSFDEANRYAIDRAEREGLTFIPPYDDELVIAGQGTIGLELTQQWRNMDYVFVAVGGGGLISGVAAFLGEVAPHVKVIAVEAAQSACLKAALETGERVKLEQVGLFVDGVAVAQIGELPFDVIRTQKSDGSGTIVEPEVVTCTNDEVCAAIKDVFEENRSIVEPAGALSIAGMKKYINANNLQGKNCVGIVCGANMNFDRLRYITERTEIGEKKEAIFAVTIPEQTGAFLDFCRSLQGRNITEFNYRADNQLSPDSMEPASIFVGIALKEGDKERQTISNQMANDGYTAYDLTDDDIAKSHIRHLIGGHAHVENEQLLKIVFPERPGALLTFLEKLGNDFNITLFHYRNHGAAEGRVLVGLQASESNSRQLQDALLDIGYDCTMLNDNIGYQLFLK